A genomic region of Gemmatimonadota bacterium contains the following coding sequences:
- a CDS encoding D-2-hydroxyacid dehydrogenase, whose product MRRFVLDLQDRRPVWSMPPWVGERVRAALGPGWELVEIETPSDGSGDGAGQASAAVLDAVGPAEVYAGYGIPDVVITSAPALGWVHSGAAGVGGSLRGALLERDIVFTNSAGIHAVPMAETVLGYLVHFARGFDLAATGQQRAAWVSGAFYAGDTPVRELGRSTVAVIGFGGIGREVARRLRAFGCRVLAVRRRALPSDVEGVEVRVGLDALPEVLAESDHVVLTAPATDETRGLFDAALLARMKPGAVLVNVARGSLVDEAALVSALARGHLRGAALDVFASEPLAADSPLWTRPDVLITPHVSAVSRAFWERETALIEENVRRWLEGVPLLNQVDKRAGY is encoded by the coding sequence ATGCGGCGGTTCGTGCTGGACCTGCAGGACCGCAGGCCGGTGTGGTCCATGCCGCCCTGGGTCGGCGAGCGCGTCCGCGCCGCGCTCGGGCCCGGCTGGGAGCTGGTGGAGATCGAGACGCCCTCCGACGGCTCCGGGGACGGCGCCGGGCAGGCGTCCGCCGCCGTGCTGGACGCGGTCGGCCCGGCCGAGGTCTACGCCGGCTACGGCATCCCCGACGTCGTGATCACCTCCGCCCCCGCGCTCGGTTGGGTGCATTCGGGAGCGGCGGGTGTGGGGGGCTCCCTCCGGGGCGCGCTGCTCGAGCGCGACATCGTGTTCACCAACTCCGCCGGCATCCACGCCGTGCCGATGGCCGAGACGGTGCTCGGCTATCTGGTCCACTTCGCCCGCGGGTTCGACCTGGCCGCCACGGGTCAGCAGCGCGCTGCGTGGGTCAGCGGCGCCTTCTACGCGGGGGACACGCCCGTGCGCGAGCTGGGGCGCAGCACCGTGGCCGTGATCGGCTTCGGCGGCATCGGCCGGGAGGTGGCGCGTAGATTGCGCGCGTTCGGGTGTCGTGTGCTGGCGGTACGTCGCCGCGCCCTGCCCTCCGACGTGGAGGGGGTCGAGGTGCGCGTAGGGCTGGACGCGCTGCCGGAGGTGCTGGCGGAGAGCGACCACGTGGTGCTCACCGCGCCGGCCACCGACGAGACCCGCGGGCTCTTCGATGCCGCGTTGCTGGCACGGATGAAGCCGGGCGCGGTGCTGGTGAACGTGGCGCGCGGCTCGCTGGTCGACGAGGCCGCGCTCGTGTCCGCGCTGGCTCGCGGGCACCTGCGCGGTGCCGCGCTGGACGTGTTCGCGTCCGAGCCGCTGGCCGCCGACAGTCCCCTCTGGACCCGACCCGACGTGTTGATCACGCCGCACGTCTCCGCTGTGAGCCGCGCGTTCTGGGAGCGCGAAACGGCGCTGATCGAGGAGAACGTCCGGCGTTGGCTGGAGGGTGTGCCGCTCCTCAACCAGGTGGACAAGCGCGCCGGCTACTGA
- the asnS gene encoding asparagine--tRNA ligase encodes MSQTPVAEVRHLSHHVGERVRVLGWVETTRVHGKVGFAVVRDGTGVVQCVFVKSEVDAAVWERLGGLTQETTVAVEGTVRAEPRSPGGHELGVGGLEVIGASPEYPIQPKEHGVDFLLDHRHLWLRSSQQRALLRVRAEVEQAILDFLYERDFVRIDTPILTGSIGESAGTLFETDYFGERAFLAQTGQLYVETACPAFRRVFCFGPTFRAEKSKTRRHLTEFWMLEPEVAFADSEDNMRLQEELVSALVARVLDRRREELALLERDTSALERVAPPFPRVSYTEAIALLQEEGSEIQWGDDLGAADETRIASRFDLPVLVYNYPKQIKAFYMKENPADPRTVLSNDMLAPEGYGEIIGGSQREDDLDRLLARIREEKLPEEAYGWYLDLRRYGTFPHSGFGLGLERFVAWVTGRPHIRELIPFPRLMNRLTP; translated from the coding sequence AGACCACCCGCGTGCATGGCAAGGTCGGCTTCGCGGTGGTCCGCGACGGCACCGGCGTCGTGCAGTGCGTGTTCGTGAAGAGCGAGGTGGATGCCGCGGTCTGGGAGCGGCTGGGCGGGCTGACCCAGGAGACCACCGTGGCCGTGGAGGGCACCGTGCGCGCCGAGCCGCGTTCCCCCGGAGGCCACGAGCTGGGGGTCGGCGGCCTGGAGGTGATCGGCGCGAGTCCGGAGTATCCCATCCAGCCCAAGGAGCACGGCGTCGACTTCCTGCTCGACCACCGGCACCTGTGGTTGCGGTCGTCCCAGCAGCGCGCGTTGTTGCGGGTACGGGCGGAGGTGGAGCAGGCCATCCTCGACTTCCTCTACGAGCGGGACTTCGTCCGCATCGACACGCCCATCCTGACCGGCTCCATCGGCGAGTCTGCCGGTACGCTGTTCGAGACCGACTACTTCGGCGAGCGGGCCTTCCTGGCCCAGACCGGCCAGCTCTACGTCGAGACGGCCTGCCCGGCGTTCCGGCGCGTCTTCTGCTTCGGCCCCACGTTCCGGGCGGAGAAGTCCAAGACGCGCCGTCACCTCACCGAGTTCTGGATGCTGGAGCCCGAGGTCGCCTTCGCGGACTCGGAGGACAACATGCGCCTGCAGGAGGAGCTGGTCTCCGCCCTGGTGGCGCGCGTGCTCGACCGGCGCCGGGAGGAGCTGGCTCTGCTGGAGCGCGACACGTCCGCGCTGGAGCGCGTCGCGCCCCCGTTCCCGCGGGTCTCCTACACGGAGGCCATCGCGCTCCTCCAGGAGGAAGGCAGCGAGATCCAGTGGGGAGACGATCTGGGCGCCGCGGACGAGACGCGCATCGCGTCGCGCTTCGATCTGCCCGTGCTCGTCTACAACTACCCGAAGCAGATCAAGGCCTTCTACATGAAGGAGAACCCGGCCGACCCCCGCACGGTGCTGAGCAACGACATGCTCGCGCCGGAGGGCTACGGCGAGATCATCGGAGGGAGCCAGCGCGAGGACGACCTCGACCGTCTGCTCGCGCGCATCCGCGAGGAGAAGCTGCCGGAGGAGGCCTACGGGTGGTACCTGGATCTGCGGCGGTACGGGACGTTCCCGCATTCAGGCTTCGGCCTGGGCCTGGAGCGCTTCGTGGCGTGGGTGACCGGACGGCCGCACATCCGTGAGCTGATCCCGTTCCCCCGCCTGATGAACCGGCTGACTCCGTAG